One Fusarium oxysporum f. sp. lycopersici 4287 chromosome 8, whole genome shotgun sequence genomic region harbors:
- a CDS encoding protein kinase C substrate 80K-H, which produces MQHPNSLALLGAIYAFTLAAAGSVPRGVGPEFASHYQGDEFSCITNAAIKLSLDRVNDNTCDCPDGSDEPGTAACANLDPLSPEQPLVGSISGTTNTTNALPGFWCENKGHIGMYVPFLYVNDGVCDYELCCDGSEEYGGVGGVKCENKCAEIGKEYRRLEDEKKKALQKAAMKRGAMVSEAKDLRQKVEKKVEDLKKEIAALEVKKEELAQKHRDAEQQDKGKVVREGPGSGKLGVLVGLAKTRVNELRDTLDKVVTQRDALKERVGELEELLKKFKTDYNPNFNDEGVKAAIRSFEDYSARRAESKEEVVNDEDILSVLKEDGENSGVNWSEFEEGEGSDTDILYNFEAYLPPPVRAFIHNSLDNLRVWAITNGILADNSSPGKESTLVRAAREAVDAAKRDLSDKKSTLDVEQADLDFDYGPDDIFRALKDKCVTLEAGEYTYEQCWLGSTKQKSKKGHGQSNMGNFKRIDREMADEEDRIDGKSLGRGERMVLRYEDGQQCWNGPQRRTDVWLGCAETEELWRVSESEKCVYRMEIGTPAACDFSRWDVGSQPKKPRSRDEL; this is translated from the exons ATGCAACACCCGAATTCTCTGGCGCTTCTGGGCGCTATTTACGCTTTTActctggctgctgctggcagCGTGCCTAGAGGTGTTGGCCCAGAAT TTGCTTCCCACTATCAGGGCGATGAATTCTCTTGCATCACCAACGCAGCGATCAAATTGAGCCTTGACCGGGTCAACGATAACACGTGCGATTGCCCCGATGGCTCAGACGAACCAGGCACCGCTGCCTGCGCCAACCTCGATCCTCTCTCCCCCGAACAACCTCTCGTCGGCTCCATCTCCGGCACGACAAACACCACCAATGCACTGCCCGGCTTCTGGTGCGAGAACAAGGGACACATTGGAATGTATGTTCCGTTCCTCTACGTCAACGACGGCGTGTGCGATTACGAGCTCTGCTGCGATGGGTCGGAGGAGTACGGTGGTGTAGGCGGTGTCAAGTGCGAGAACAAATGTGCCGAGATCGGAAAGGAGTATAGACGattggaggatgagaagaagaaggctttgcAAAAGGCTGCGATGAAGAGGGGCGCTATGGTTAGCGAGGCTAAGGATCTGAGACaaaaggttgagaagaaggtggaGGACTTGAAAAAGGAGATTGCGGCGCTGGAAGTCAAGAAAGAAGAACTCGCCCAGAAGCACCGCGATGCTGAACAGCAAGATAAGGGAAAAGTTGTCCGCGAGGGTCCTGGTAGCGGTAAGCttggtgttcttgttggTCTTGCAAAGACACGCGTCAACGAGCTCAGGGATACATTGGATAAGGTCGTTACCCAGCGTGACGCTCTGAAGGAGCGAGTCGgggagcttgaggagcttTTGAAAAAGTTCAAGACTGACTATAACCCTAACTTCAATGACGAGGGTGTTAAGGCGGCGATTCGGTCTTTTGAGGATTATTCGGCTCGTCGGGCGGAGAGCAAGGAGGAGGTTGTGAATGATGAGGATATCTTGAGTGTTCTGAAGGAGGATGGGGAGAATAGCGGTGTTAATTGGAGTGAGTTTGAGGAGGGTGAGGGAAGCGATACTGATATTC TCTACAACTTTGAGGCCTACCTCCCTCCTCCCGTTCGAGCCTTCATCCACAACTCTCTCGACAACCTCCGTGTCTGGGCCATCACCAACGGCATCCTCGCCGACAACTCATCCCCCGGCAAAGAATCCACCCTCGTCCGCGCAGCCCGCGAAGCCGTTGACGCTGCCAAACGTGATCTCTCCGACAAAAAGTCCACTCTCGACGTCGAACAAGCCGATCTCGATTTCGACTACGGCCCAGACGATATCTTCCGCGCCCTCAAAGACAAATGTGTAACCCTCGAAGCCGGCGAGTACACCTACGAACAATGCTGGCTCGGCAGCACCAAGCAAAAGTCCAAGAAGGGCCACGGCCAAAGCAACATGGGAAATTTCAAGCGCATCGACCGCGAAATGgcagacgaagaagacagGATCGACGGAAAGAGTCTTGGACGCGGAGagaggatggtgttgaggtaTGAAGATGGTCAGCAGTGCTGGAATGGCCCGCAGAGGAGAACGGATGTTTGGCTGGGATGTGCGGAGACGGAGGAGTTGTGGAGGGTTAGCGAGAGCGAGAAGTGCGTTTACAGGATGGAGATTGGTACGCCTGCTGCTTGTGACTTTTCGAGATGGGATGTTGGAAGTCAGCCCAAGAAGCCCAGATCTCGAGATGAGCTATAG
- a CDS encoding FKBP12-rapamycin complex-associated protein (At least one base has a quality score < 10), producing MEALLDPIFACDLTPKLTQALVDMAFYIPPVKPTIQERLLDMLSVVLCGEPFKPLGAPQPNTLSSVPIIPKDAKDPHAYEHRRAEVKLALNTLGSFDFSGHVLNEFVRDVAIKYVEDEDPEIREAAALTCCQLYVRDPIVNQTSYHALQVVGDVIEKLLTVGVSDPEPNIRRTVLAALDERFDRHLAKAENIRILFFALNDEVFSIREVAISIIGRLARYNPAYVIPSLRKTLIQMLTELEFSDVARNKEESAKLLSLLVQNAQSLIKPYVEPMISVLLPKAKDSNPSVAATILKAIGELATVGGEDMMPYKDRLMPIILDALQDQSSNAKRGAALHALGQLASNSGYVIQPYIEYPQLLEILQSIIRTEGQQVPLRQETIKLMGILGALDPYKHQVNLAKWRKLMQLLTPDQAEERTPDSRRGEANQLTDISLMMTGLTPSNKEYFPTVVINALLQILKDSSLVQHHAAVIEAIMNIFRTLGLECVSFLDRIIPAFLQVIRSATSTRLESYFNQLATLVSIVRQHIRNYLPSIVEILQEYWHTSPSLQTTILSLVEAISRSLEGEFKIYLAGLLPLMLGVLDKDTSAKRTPSERVMHAFLVFGASAEEYMHLIIPVIVRTFEKQGQPTFIRKQAIDTIGKISRQVNLNDFAAKIIHPLTRVLDMGEPVLRTAALDTLCALIQQLGKDYLHFMGTVNKTINQHQIQHSNYELLVSKLQKGEVLPQDLSSGAGFADGADETPFADQGTKKLEMNAIHLKAAWDTKGKSTKEDWQEWLRRFSTTLLTESPNHALRACASLASVYLPLARELFNSAFVSCWSELYEQFQDELIQNIESAIKSENVPPDLLGLLLNLAEFMEHDDKALPIDIRVLGREAARCHAYAKALHYKELEFLQDQSSGAVEALIVINNQLQQSDAAIGILRKAQLYKEGIQLRETWFEKLERWEEALAFYEKREEEVPEDQAIPVDIVMGKMRCLHALGEWEALASLTGSTWANSTPEVQRMIAPLATAAAWGLNKWDSMDNYLSSLKRYSPDRSFFGAILALHRNQFREAIACVQQAREGLDTELSALVSESYNRAYQVVVRVQMLAELEELIVYKQCDEKKQAIMRRTWETRLKGCQRNVEVWQRMLRLRAIVIAPTENMHMWIKFANLCRKSGRMGLAEKSLKQLIGTDAPLISAIPYWNEQRQPAPNSRAAPAAQVIYAVLKYQWELGQQLPVNKKGNIPEKTLYCLRKFTNDAAHRLEVARAHLAAQAGNDVNITGDYGFQNPMDPSLISPHTSRALYDQTVLLAKCYLRQGEWLIALNKDDWQYTQVQDILLSYSQATKYNPRWYKAWHAWALANFEIVQTLTAGNEGHLSRTDHNMVIDHVVPAVKGFFKSIALSQGSSLQDTLRLLTLWFTHGGSSDVNVAVTEGFANVSVDTWLEVIPQLIARINQPNKRVQQSVHNLLADVGRAHPQALVYPLTVAMKSWQNTRRSRSAAQIMDSMRQHSANLVAQADIVSHELIRVAVLWHELWHEGLEEASRLYFGDSNIEGMFATLAPLHELLERGPETLREISFAQAFGRDLKEAQDWCRQYETSQDVNDLNQAWDLYYQVFRRISRQLPQVTTLELTYCSPKLLNAKNLDLAVPGTYKSGQPIVRIMSFDTTFSVINSKQRPRKLNVNGSDGKSYAFLLKGHEDIRQDERVMQLFGLCNTLLAHDSECFKRHLNIQRYPAIPLSQNSGLLGWVPNSDTLHVLIREYRESRKILLNIEHRIMLQMAPDYDNLTLMQKVEVFGYALDNTTGQDLYRVLWLKSKSSEAWLERRTNYTRSLGVMSMVGYILGLGDRHPSNLMLDRVTGKIIHIDFGDCFEVAMKREKYPERVPFRLTRMLTYAMEVSNIEGSFRITCENVMRVLRDNKESVMAVLEAFIHDPLLTWRLTNAASPTGPNFNSDRDTAMPVPGGVRARRQSILDSDVAPSELLNAPEPSIQTRARARTNSSAGEAMTNGGAPEVESQNARAVEVLDRVQQKLTGRDFKNNEELDVIAQVNKLIMEATKLENLCQHYIGWCSFW from the exons ATGGAGGCACTCTTAGATCCCATCTTTGCGTGCGATCTTACCCCCAAGCTCACACAGGCTCTCGTCGATATGGCCTTCTACATCCCCCCGGTTAAGCCAACGATCCAGGAGAGACTACTTGATATGCTCAGCGTAGTTCTCTGCGGTGAGCCATTTAAACCCCTTGGCGCTCCACAACCAAATACTCTCAGCTCAGTCCCGATTATTCCCAAAGACGCAAAAGACCCCCACGCTTATGAGCACCGAAGGGCTGAGGTCAAGTTGGCGCTCAACACTCTCGGTAGTTTCGATTTCTCAGGACATGTTCTGAACGAGTTTGTTCGAGACGTCGCAATCAAGTACGTTGAAGACGAGGATCCAGAAATCCGTGAGGCAGCGGCCTTGACATGCTGCCAATTATACGTTCGCGATCCGATCGTCAATCAGACCAGTTACCATGCGCTTCAGGTTGTGGGTGATGTGATTGAGAAACTTCTCACAGTCGGAGTCTCAGACCCTGAACCGAATATCAGGCGGACAGTTCTGGCGGCTCTCGACGAACGATTTGACAGACACTTGGCCAAGGCCGAAAACATTCGTATCCTGTTCTTTGCGCTCAACGACGAGGTCTTCTCTATCAGAGAAGTCGCCATCTCTATTATCGGTCGCTTGGCTAGGTACAACCCAGCATATGTCATTCCTTCACTACGAAAGACTCTCATCCAAATGCTTACTGAGCTCGAGTTTTCCGATGTCGCCAGGAACAAGGAGGAGAGCGCAAAGCTGTTGAGCCTCTTGGTTCAAAACGCGCAATCCCTCATCAAGCCCTATGTTGAGCCCATGATTTCAGTACTTCTCCCCAAAGCCAAGGACAGTAACCCTTCTGTTGCTGCTACCATTCTCAAGGCCATTGGTGAGCTTGCGACTGTGGGCGGTGAGGATATGATGCCGTACAAGGATCGACTGATGCCAATCATTCTTGATGCGCTACAGGATCAGAGCTCGAACGCAAAACGAGGTGCCGCTCTACATGCTCTGGGACAGCTTGCGAGCAATTCAGGATACGTCATTCAACCATACATCGAATACCCACAGCTGCTCGAAATTTTACAGAGCATCATCCGAACCGAAGGACAACAAGTACCCCTGCGACAGGAGACAATCAAACTGATGGGTATTCTTGGCGCTCTGGATCCTTACAAACACCAGGTAAATCTGGCGAAATGGCGAAAATTGATGCAACTATTGACACCAGATCAGGCCGAGGAACGAACCCCCGATTCCCGACGTGGCGAGGCCAACCAACTAACAGACATTTCTCTCATGATGACCGGATTGACACCCTCTAACAAAGAGTACTTCCCGACTGTTGTGATTAATGCTCTTCTCCAGATCCTGAAGGACTCTTCGTTGGTCCAGCACCACGCCGCCGTGATTGAAGCGATCATGAACATTTTCCGCACCCTTGGCTTGGAGTGTGTGTCGTTCCTTGATAGAATCATACCGGCATTCCTGCAGGTGATACGATCGGCGACCTCTACGAGACTTGAGTCTTACTTCAATCAACTGGCCACCCTCGTTAGCATTGTGCGACAACATATAAGAAATTACCTGCCGTCAATTGTCGAGATCCTGCAGGAATACTGGCATACCTCACCTTCACTACAGACTACGATTTTGTCCCTGGTTGAGGCCATTTCGAGGTCGCTTGAAGGCGAATTCAAGATTTACCTGGCTGGGCTGCTACCACTGATGCTCGGTGTTCTCGACAAGGATACTTCCGCCAAGCGCACACCATCAGAGAGGGTAATGCACgccttcttggtgtttgGCGCAAGCGCTGAGGAGTACATGCATCTCATCATTCCCGTCATCGTCAGGACATTCGAGAAGCAAGGTCAGCCTACATTCATCAGAAAGCAGGCCATCGATACGATCGGCAAGATCTCTCGCCAAGTGAACCTTAACGACTTCGCTGCGAAGATCATCCACCCTCTTACACGCGTCTTGGACATGGGTGAGCCTGTCCTCCGTACCGCTGCTCTAGATACGCTCTGTGCGCTCATCCAACAGCTGGGCAAAGACTATCTACACTTCATGGGTACTGtcaacaagaccatcaaTCAGCACCAGATCCAGCACTCCAATTACGAGCTGCTTGTGAGCAAACTTCAAAAGGGAGAGGTTCTGCCCCAGGACTTGAGCTCTGGAGCTGGCTTTGCTGATGGCGCAGACGAGACTCCTTTTGCGGATCAAGGCACTAAGAAGCTGGAGATGAATGCTATTCATTTAAAGGCTGCTTGGGACACTAAGGGCAAATCCACAAAGGAGGATTGGCAAGAGTGGCTACGACGTTTCAGTACAACTTTGCTTACCGAGTCACCAAACCATGCTCTCCGAGCTTGCGCCAGCCTCGCCAGCGTGTATCTACCTCTGGCTCGAGAGCTCTTTAACTCAGCGTTCGTATCTTGCTGGAGCGAGCTTTATGAACAGTTCCAAGACGAGCTCATCCAGAACATTGAGAGCGCTATAAAATCCGAGAACGTTCCACCCGATCTGCTTGGCCTTCTACTCAACCTCGCCGAGTTTATGGAGCATGACGACAAGGCTTTGCCGATTGACATTCGAGTTCTCGGTAGGGAGGCAGCTCGCTGTCACGCGTACGCAAAGGCCTTGCACTACAAGGAACTCGAGTTCCTGCAAGACCAGAGCAGCGGTGCAGTCGAGGCCCTGATCGTTATCAACAATCAGCTCCAACAGTCCGATGCCGCCATTGGTATTCTTCGCAAAGCTCAGCTGTATAAGGAAGGCATCCAGCTGCGGGAGACCTGGTTTGAGAAGCTGGAGCGTTGGGAAGAGGCGCTGGCGTTTTATGAAAAGCGTGAGGAAGAGGTGCCTGAGGATCAGGCGATACCCGTTGACATTGTCATGGGTAAGATGCGTTGTTTGCATGCTTTGGGAGAGTGGGAGGCTTTGGCATCTTTGACTGGCAGCACTTGGGCCAACTCTACGCCTGAAGTCCAGAGAATGATTGCCCCTCTCGCCACGGCTGCTGCATGGGGTTTGAATAAGTGGGACTCCATGGACAACTATCTTTCATCGCTCAAGAGATACTCACCCGATCGATCTTTCTTCGGTGCCATTCTGGCACTCCACCGCAATCAGTTCCGCGAGGCGATTGCCTGCGTTCAGCAAGCCCGTGAAGGCCTGGATACCGAGTTGAGTGCGTTGGTTAGTGAGTCTTACAACCGGGCGTACCAAGTCGTCGTTCGAGTACAGATGCTTGCagagcttgaggagctcaTCGTCTACAAGCAATgtgacgagaagaagcaggccATAATGCGACGAACCTGGGAGACTCGACTAAAGGGTTGTCAGAGGAACGTTGAGGTTTGGCAGCGCATGCTCAGGCTACGTGCCATAGTGATTGCACCTACCGAGAACATGCACATGTGGATCAAGTTTGCCAACCTTTGCCGCAAGTCTGGACGAATGGGATTGGCTGAGAAGTCGCTCAAGCAGCTCATCGGAACTGACGCTCCTCTGATATCAGCAATTCCTTATTGGAATGAGCAGCGACAGCCAGCACCCAACTCCAGAGCTGCACCGGCCGCACAGGTCATCTATGCCGTGCTCAAGTACCAGTGGGAGCTTGGACAGCAGCTGCCCGTCAATAAGAAGGGTAACATTCCGGAGAAGACGCTGTATTGCCTGCGCAAGTTCACCAACGATGCTGCGCATCGTCTCGAAGTTGCTAGGGCCCACCTCGCTGCCCAAGCTGGTAACGATGTCAACATCACTGGGGACTATGGATTCCAGAACCCGATGGATCCTTCTCTCATAAGCCCACATACCTCGCGAGCGCTGTATGACCAAACAGTCCTCTTGGCCAAGTGCTATCTGCGCCAGGGAGAGTGGCTGATTGCGCTGAACAAGGATGATTGGCAGTACACCCAGGTTCAAGATATTCTTCTGTCTTACTCTCAGGCGACCAAGTACAACCCTCGATGGTACAAGGCCTGGCATGCCTGGGCGTTGGCCAATTTCGAGATTGTGCAGACACTCACAGCCGGAAATGAGGGACATTTGTCGAGGACAGACCACAATATGGTGATTGATCATGTCGTTCCCGCTGTCAAGGGCttcttcaaatccatcgCACTTTCACAAGGAAGCTCGCTTCAGGATACTCTTCGACTATTGACACTCTGGTTCACCCATGGCGGAAGCTCGGATGTCAACGTAGCCGTTACCGAAGGCTTTGCCAATGTCAGCGTCGACACATGGCTCGAAGTCATTCCTCAACTGATCGCCCGCATCAACCAACCTAACAAGCGAGTTCAGCAATCGGTGCACAACCTTCTTGCAGATGTCGGGCGAGCTCATCCTCAGGCTCTGGTCTACCCTCTCACTGTCGCCATGAAATCTTGGCAGAACACGCGTAGATCTCGTTCTGCAGCTCAAATTATGGATAGCATGAGGCAGCACAGCGCAAACCTGGTCGCTCAAGCCGACATAGTCAGTCATGAACTGATTCGCGTCGCTGTCTTGTGGCATGAGCTCTGGCACGAGGGATTGGAGGAAGCTTCGCGGTTGTACTTTGGTGATAGCAACATTGAAGGGATGTTTGCAACACTTGCGCCTCTACACGAACTTCTGGAGCGTGGACCCGAAACTCTGCGCGAGATCTCTTTCGCACAGGCTTTCGGGCGAGATCTTAAGGAGGCACAAGATTGGTGCCGACAGTACGAGACAAGTCAAGACGTCAACGACCTGAACCAGGCGTGGGATCTGTATTATCAGGTATTCCGCAGAATAAGTAGGCAGCTACCTCAGGTCACCACCCTGGAGTTGACGTACTGCTCGCCCAAGCTCCTCAACGCCAAGAACCTGGACCTGGCAGTTCCAGGAACATACAAGAGCGGACAGCCCATCGTGAGGATAATGTCCTTTGACACAACTTTTAGTGTTATCAACTCTAAGCAACGTCCACGAAAGCTCAACGTCAACGGCAGTGACGGAAAGTCGTACGCGTTCCTGCTAAAGGGCCACGAGGATATCCGCCAGGACGAACGAGTTATGCAGCTGTTCGGCCTCTGTAACACCCTCCTCGCCCACGACTCGGAGTGCTTCAAGCGCCATCTCAACATCCAGCGCTACCCTGCCATCCCGCTCTCGCAGAATAGCGGTCTGCTCGGGTGGGTTCCTAACAGCGACACCCTCCACGTTCTTATTAGGGAGTATCGTGAGAGTCGCAAGATCCTGCTCAACATTGAACACCGCATCATGCTCCAGATGGCGCCTGACTACGATAACCTCACCTTGATGCAGAAAGTCGAGGTGTTCGGTTATGCGCTCGACAACACCACCGGGCAGGATCTGTACCGTGTTCTCTGGCTCAAGTCAAAGTCTTCTGAGGCTTGGCTTGAGAGACGAACCAACTACACTCGTTCTCTCGGTGTCATGTCCATGGTGGGATATATTCTGGGACTGGGTGATCGTCATCCTTCCAACTTGATGCTTGACCGCGTCACTGGAAAGATCATCCACATTGATTTCGGTGATTGTTTCGAGGtggcgatgaagagagagaaatACCCGGAGAGGGTTCCTTTCCGACTCACTCGCATGCTGACCTATGCTATGGAGGTTAGCAACATCGAGGGTAGCTTTAGAATCACATGCGAGAACGTGATGAGGGTTCTACGAGATAACAAAGAGAGCGTCATGGCTGTTCTCGAAGCG TTCATCCATGATCCTCTCCTTACATGGCGTCTCACAAACGCCGCATCCCCAACAGGCCCCAACTTCAACTCTGATCGCGACACAGCCATGCCCGTCCCAGGCGGAGTCCGCGCGCGTCGCCAATCCATCCTCGACAGCGACGTCGCGCCAAGTGAACTCCTCAACGCCCCTGAACCATCAATTCAGACCCGCGCACGCGCCCGAACAAACAGTTCAGCGGGCGAGGCCATGACAAATGGCGGCGCACCAGAGGTAGAGAGCCAGAACGCGAGGGCGGTGGAGGTGCTGGACCGTGTGCAGCAGAAGCTTACGGGTCGTGACTTTAAGAACAACGAGGAGCTGGATGTCATTGCGCAGGTCAACAAGTTGATCATGGAGGCTACGAAGCTGGAGAATCTGTGCCAGCACTACATAGGATGGTGCAGCTTCTGGTAG